One Paramisgurnus dabryanus chromosome 8, PD_genome_1.1, whole genome shotgun sequence DNA window includes the following coding sequences:
- the LOC135770971 gene encoding uncharacterized protein, translating into MAATEANAEPVQADVVETKAEVETTNAEPAPASTEETQPTTEPTTNTEPPTDSKSKPASENIWDSFLNKSGLGKVMGGKKKKEQHTEPEDAAGEEQDKTSIQNEQGDAEEPKDQASSQPVEAAEAAADGQAIEKAPESEEASQEQKEAGAKAKQGEKSSVRDFIRNPVAKIFSHKSTEKKDGDVKQAAPVRSKSLDRLQDADASAVVADQTEDTQGADEPDKSNSQTTRHVRRWHSFKKLMAQKSHKKSTDDPKDAEGADGTSTDGAGDTSTLDSTTKSEPTGQKRWKLKRSWTFQGIKRDSSVVGIHKPKDKDTSDVKDENAAEEEQGTEDVKVASDAETQEKTNAEGEEEKGATATTQHAKPADHHANEIWTSFKKRVTPKSKKAADTGATEEEPAGEHEQTDEPQPGKDSGKTAKAKRTHFNRAVSLKNFIMRKGKSTSVDMGEGSTVQKEGDGTGEGQAKDTDGVDDATGAADVPQTVSEEQTEAQSESNNEAQVADEHKSSDGEEKSHTGTPSVEPSDKSHPVDPSSEDGCQTEPKANGENGCSDATSEDTTAHNHDATTQNDVKDEETNQETIDSSGKSCPKDGKVLNQDGKCDTVNAVAQSE; encoded by the exons ATGGCAGCAACTGAGGCTAATGCAGAGCCTGTCCAAGCGGACGTCGTTGAGACCAAAGCTGAGGTAGAAACCACAAATGCAGAGCCAGCCCCAGCTTCAACAGAGGAAACCCAGCCTACAACTGAGCCAACCACTAACACAGAGCCCCCAACCGATAGCAAATCTAAGCCAGCCTCTGAGAATATATGGGActcttttttaaacaaaagtggGCTTGGAAAAGTAATGGGAGGTAAGAAGAAGAAAGAGCAGCACACAGAACCTGAGGACGCCGCTGGTGAGGAGCAGGATAAGACGTCAATTCAGAACGAACAAGGAGATGCTGAAGAGCCCAAAGACCAGGCATCTAGTCAACCAGTAGAGGCTGCCGAGGCTGCAGCTGATGGCCAGGCTATTGAAAAAGCACCAGAAAGTGAAGAGGCTTCCCAAGAGCAAAAAGAAGCTGGTGCCAAGGCAAAGCAAGGAGAAAAGTCTAGCGTTAGGGACTTTATCCGCAACCCTGTTGCTAAAATTTTCTCACACAAAAGCACAGAGAAGAAAGATGGTGATGTAAAACAGGCCGCCCCTGTTCGGTCAAAATCATTAGACAGGCTGCAAGATGCTGATGCCAGCGCAGTTGTGGCAGATCAAACAGAGGACACTCAGGGTGCAGATGAGCCAGACAAGTCTAACTCTCAAACAACAAGACATGTGAGACGCTGGCACTCTTTTAAGAAACTTATGGCTCAGAAAAGTCACAAGAAAAGCACAGATGATCCCAAGGATGCAGAGGGGGCAGACGGAACCAGCACAGATGGAGCAGGTGACACTAGTACGTTGGATTCCACCACAAAGTCAGAACCCACTGGGCAAAAAAGGTGGAAACTGAAGAGATCCTGGACATTTCAAGGCATAAAGAGAGATTCATCAGTTGTTGGGATCCACAAGCCTAAAGATAAAGACACTTCGGATGTGAAGGATGAAAATGCAGCCGAGGAAGAACAGGGTACGGAAGATGTAAAGGTAGCCAGCGATGCAGAAACACAGGAGAAGACTAATGCTGAGGGTGAAGAGGAGAAAGGAGCCACTGCTACTACACAGCATGCAAAACCTGCGGACCATCATGCAAATGAGATCTGGACCTCTTTCAAAAAACGAGTTACTCCCAAGTCAAAGAAGGCAGCTGACACTGGTGCAACAGAGGAGGAACCAGCGGGTGAGCATGAGCAGACCGATGAACCACAGCCGGGTAAAGACTCGGGCAAGACAGCCAAGGCAAAAAGGACACACTTTAACCGTGCTGTGTCACTAAAGAACTTCATAATGCGAAAGGGGAAGAGTACCAGCGTGGACATGGGGGAGGGTTCGACTGTGCAGAAGGAGGGTGATGGTACCGGCGAGGGTCAAGCTAAAGACACGGACGGTGTTGATGATGCAACTGGGGCAGCCGATGTCCCACAGACTGTATCGGAGGAACAGACTGAAGCTCAGAGTGAGAGCAATAATGAAGCTCAGGTGGCAGACGAGCACAAAAGTTCAGATGGAGAAGAGAAGTCCCACACTGGCACACCATCTGTTGAGCCATCAGACAAGTCTCATCCCGTAGATCCATCATCAGAGGACGGCTGCCAGACAGAGCCTAAAGCCAACGGTGAGAACGGATGCTCGGATGCTACGTCAGAAGACACCACAGCACACAATCATGATGCAACTACCCAGAATGATGTGAAAGATGAGGAGACCAACCAAGAGACTATAGACTCTAGTGGCAAATCTTGTCCGAAGGATGGAAAGGTTCTCAATCAAGATGGAAAGTGTGATACGGTCAATGCAGTTGCCCAAAGCG AATAA